A window of Planctomycetaceae bacterium contains these coding sequences:
- a CDS encoding CDP-alcohol phosphatidyltransferase family protein, with translation MNEPVMNEPALSEPELDDTESTATRFTAPPAPKTRRQKVFAVLPTLLTLSNAVCGFGAITLCARVGPDMLAAASDAAAVAGGVDAASIPLITLFHASQLIFLAMLFDMLDGSAARLTNQTSEFGAQLDSLCDAVSFGVAPAFIMLKLTHPDNNLLHSLTQPPFEYPARILWAIAALFMLCAILRLARFNVETDDEDSHSHFSGLPSPAAAGVIAAFPIGLKGLHDLTIEGNVKWARPVTDFLLPALSLLLPLIALTVAILMVSRVRYAHVFNQLVRGERGRRQLLKMVFALVLVFVVREMALPLIFCYFALAAPLQAFVQKQMQRWRNRTASR, from the coding sequence ATGAACGAACCCGTGATGAACGAACCTGCGTTGAGCGAACCTGAACTGGATGACACTGAATCCACCGCGACTCGTTTCACGGCCCCTCCCGCTCCGAAGACGCGACGCCAGAAAGTGTTCGCGGTTCTGCCGACGCTGCTGACGCTTAGCAATGCGGTCTGCGGATTCGGCGCCATCACCCTCTGCGCGCGCGTGGGACCTGATATGCTGGCGGCGGCGTCAGATGCTGCGGCCGTCGCCGGTGGAGTTGATGCCGCGTCAATCCCGCTGATTACTTTGTTCCATGCATCACAGCTGATCTTTCTGGCAATGCTGTTCGACATGCTTGACGGAAGTGCCGCACGGCTCACGAATCAGACAAGCGAATTCGGCGCGCAGCTGGATAGTCTTTGCGATGCCGTCAGTTTTGGTGTCGCACCGGCATTTATCATGCTGAAGCTGACTCACCCGGACAATAACCTGCTGCATTCGCTAACCCAGCCTCCCTTCGAATACCCGGCGCGAATTCTATGGGCGATTGCTGCGTTGTTCATGCTTTGCGCGATCCTGCGTCTCGCTCGATTCAATGTGGAAACCGACGACGAAGATTCTCACTCCCACTTCAGTGGGCTGCCATCTCCTGCGGCCGCAGGTGTGATTGCCGCATTTCCGATCGGACTGAAGGGCCTGCATGATCTGACGATCGAAGGAAACGTCAAATGGGCACGTCCCGTGACAGATTTTCTGCTGCCTGCGTTGTCTTTACTTCTGCCGCTGATTGCCCTGACCGTTGCCATCCTGATGGTGTCTCGTGTTCGCTATGCCCACGTATTCAATCAACTTGTGCGGGGAGAGCGAGGACGAAGGCAACTGCTCAAGATGGTCTTCGCGCTCGTGTTGGTGTTTGTAGTCCGTGAAATGGCGCTTCCCTTGATTTTCTGTTACTTCGCACTTGCTGCTCCTTTGCAGGCATTTGTGCAAAAACAAATGCAGCGATGGCGAAACAGGACTGCCTCAAGGTAG
- a CDS encoding c-type cytochrome: protein MRLLNAALCATCLLTESAMLSGAVACQTDIPVVEDSPDRTSNSAETPEPFKGISVPDGFRVSLYADDDLAHDIHSLSIDSQGRVVVSGPGYIRILIDEDNDGRADSFRQFADKPETGSQGMYWLGRHLLCSGDEGLLIFRDEDANDIADGPPQTFLKIEAGGEHHVHSIQKGPDGWWYIIAGNFAGVTSAYANLPTTPLKNPHNGVLMRLRHDLSGGEVVADGMRNAYDFAFSTNGDIFTYDSDDERDITLPWYLPTRVFQLLPMSDAGWVSSGWKRPSFWADMPPVIASFGRGSPTGVVSYQHRQFPASWFGSLFVLDWTLGRILAVPLDQDGSTWKSEPIEFASGTNQFGFAPTDIEVGPDGSLFVSVGGRGTRGSVYRIIHEDGLAALQKATETLKEDAAIDQVLKADQPLSSWSRSQWVPRAAKLGRKEFQAAALDVTHRISERTRAIEILVELFGGLDATLSGELFQASSPVIRARTAWAIGRSNPQKPDSRSLKQLLSDTDPFVQRVALEALSTINTTEANNESESGTLNDYLPQIAAGLVSNDRFVRLSSAMLVQKLSDRQQQIIAGLIPSNARGLIWLGLGQQMRSEGVNMSVAKQATQVLTATNAPMELRREAARALQLALGDVGPSEKRPPMFDSYAARLPLAEYDFELNPIRAAVAKTFPSGDPLLDQELIRIISMTTPLNRELLGSLLAGITEESSPSDDIHRLAALSQFELERSFDESTRTAQALINIDVKVRRLGLKQDTNWDDRMGELFKALCRVDPAMPQLLVDQPGFGQPGHAYYMSQVAQDQVPKAIDGFVSTIQSDDDFVWSNDVVFIIGESKNPAHQQFLRDQLDNLSVRDAILIVLSEKPAKDDRSLYLDGLNSAQLNAVDACVKALTKLPPSNTPAEQYQLLSTARRLVNDLREFRIRETVMRLLQNNTGQSGGFVYGPDGHRPQPDAMRRWQELLANRYPEFTPVTTSDVAKEVYAMLPEVDWKSGSSQRGQKLFERLSCAKCHGGRRALGPDLIGVTRRFSRDDLIAAIVEPNRDISPRYQTTTIVTTSGKVYTGLIVYQAIDGVLLRDADHKTYRIEGADIESQEVQRSSLMPSGLLRNTTPEELADLMSYLETQ from the coding sequence ATGCGTTTGTTGAACGCAGCATTGTGCGCGACATGCCTGTTGACAGAATCAGCCATGCTGTCCGGTGCCGTTGCGTGTCAGACTGACATCCCTGTCGTCGAAGACAGCCCTGATCGCACGTCGAATTCCGCAGAAACGCCTGAGCCTTTCAAAGGAATCAGCGTCCCCGATGGGTTTCGCGTTTCGCTGTACGCGGACGACGATCTGGCTCACGACATCCACAGCCTGTCGATCGATTCTCAGGGGCGTGTCGTCGTTTCGGGGCCCGGATATATTCGAATTCTGATTGATGAAGATAACGATGGACGGGCCGATTCGTTTCGTCAGTTTGCCGATAAGCCCGAGACGGGTTCTCAGGGGATGTACTGGCTGGGGCGTCATCTCTTATGCTCGGGCGACGAGGGCCTTTTGATTTTCCGCGACGAGGATGCGAACGATATCGCGGATGGGCCGCCGCAGACATTTCTGAAAATTGAAGCCGGTGGCGAACACCATGTGCATTCGATTCAGAAGGGACCGGATGGCTGGTGGTACATCATCGCCGGAAACTTTGCGGGAGTCACCAGTGCCTATGCCAATCTGCCGACAACGCCACTGAAGAATCCCCACAACGGTGTTCTGATGCGTCTCCGGCATGATCTCAGCGGCGGTGAAGTCGTTGCCGATGGAATGCGCAATGCCTACGACTTTGCTTTCTCGACCAATGGCGACATATTCACTTACGACAGCGATGACGAACGCGACATTACATTGCCATGGTATCTTCCGACGCGAGTTTTCCAGTTGCTTCCGATGTCCGACGCGGGCTGGGTCAGCAGTGGATGGAAGCGACCCTCCTTCTGGGCCGACATGCCTCCCGTGATCGCGTCATTTGGCCGTGGATCTCCGACGGGCGTCGTTAGTTATCAGCATCGTCAGTTTCCGGCGTCGTGGTTTGGATCGTTGTTTGTACTCGACTGGACGCTGGGGCGGATTCTGGCTGTGCCGCTGGACCAGGATGGTTCAACGTGGAAGTCCGAACCCATTGAATTTGCATCCGGCACGAATCAATTCGGGTTTGCTCCCACCGATATCGAAGTCGGACCGGATGGAAGTTTGTTTGTTTCTGTTGGAGGTCGCGGCACACGAGGCAGCGTCTACCGAATAATTCACGAAGACGGTTTGGCGGCCCTGCAAAAGGCGACCGAAACCTTAAAAGAGGACGCTGCCATTGATCAGGTCCTGAAAGCCGATCAACCGTTGAGCAGCTGGTCGAGATCGCAGTGGGTTCCTCGGGCAGCAAAGCTGGGCAGGAAAGAATTCCAGGCGGCGGCTCTTGATGTGACCCACCGCATTTCCGAACGAACACGCGCGATCGAAATACTTGTCGAGCTGTTTGGCGGACTGGATGCAACACTTTCGGGTGAGCTGTTCCAGGCGTCGTCGCCGGTTATCCGCGCCCGAACGGCCTGGGCCATCGGTCGATCGAACCCGCAGAAACCGGATTCCAGGTCGTTGAAACAACTGCTGTCTGACACCGACCCTTTCGTGCAAAGGGTCGCACTTGAGGCGCTGAGTACCATCAACACGACCGAAGCGAACAATGAATCAGAATCAGGCACGCTGAATGATTACCTGCCACAGATTGCTGCGGGGCTGGTTTCGAACGATCGATTCGTGAGACTGTCGTCAGCGATGCTCGTACAGAAGCTGTCTGACCGGCAGCAACAAATCATCGCCGGACTCATACCTTCAAATGCCCGTGGACTCATCTGGCTGGGTCTTGGTCAGCAAATGCGGTCAGAAGGCGTCAACATGTCCGTTGCAAAGCAGGCAACGCAGGTTCTCACAGCCACGAATGCTCCCATGGAATTGCGGCGGGAAGCGGCCAGGGCGCTGCAACTGGCATTGGGAGACGTCGGCCCTTCAGAAAAACGGCCGCCAATGTTCGACAGCTATGCCGCCCGGCTGCCACTCGCCGAATACGACTTCGAACTCAATCCGATTCGCGCTGCCGTCGCAAAAACGTTTCCCAGCGGAGATCCTTTACTTGACCAGGAATTGATTCGCATCATTTCCATGACAACGCCGCTGAATCGCGAATTACTGGGATCACTGCTGGCAGGGATCACGGAAGAATCCTCTCCATCGGATGATATCCATCGTCTCGCTGCTTTGTCTCAGTTTGAGCTGGAACGTTCGTTCGACGAAAGCACCAGAACGGCGCAGGCGCTGATTAATATCGACGTGAAGGTCCGGCGTCTGGGATTAAAGCAGGACACCAACTGGGATGACCGCATGGGCGAGTTATTCAAAGCCTTGTGCCGCGTTGATCCCGCCATGCCGCAACTTCTTGTTGATCAGCCCGGATTCGGTCAGCCCGGGCATGCCTATTACATGAGTCAGGTTGCACAGGATCAGGTGCCAAAAGCCATCGATGGATTCGTCAGCACAATTCAGTCCGACGATGACTTTGTCTGGTCAAATGACGTTGTGTTCATCATCGGGGAATCAAAGAATCCGGCACACCAACAGTTTCTTCGCGACCAGCTCGATAATCTGTCCGTCCGGGATGCCATCCTGATTGTGCTGTCCGAAAAGCCAGCGAAAGACGATCGCTCACTTTACCTGGACGGACTGAACTCGGCCCAGCTGAATGCTGTCGACGCGTGCGTCAAAGCCCTGACAAAACTGCCTCCATCAAATACACCTGCGGAGCAGTACCAGTTGCTTTCGACGGCACGACGACTGGTCAATGACTTGCGCGAATTCCGGATTCGCGAAACGGTGATGCGACTGCTACAAAACAATACCGGACAAAGCGGAGGATTTGTTTATGGTCCGGATGGCCATCGCCCTCAGCCGGACGCCATGCGCCGATGGCAGGAATTACTTGCAAACCGGTACCCGGAATTTACTCCCGTCACCACCAGCGACGTTGCGAAGGAGGTCTACGCAATGCTGCCCGAAGTCGACTGGAAGTCCGGCAGCTCGCAGCGAGGTCAGAAGCTGTTTGAGCGACTTTCCTGCGCAAAATGCCATGGCGGTCGACGCGCGCTGGGACCGGATCTGATCGGCGTCACGCGGCGGTTTTCCCGAGATGACCTGATTGCGGCGATCGTCGAGCCCAATCGGGATATCTCGCCTCGTTATCAAACTACCACCATTGTCACCACCTCGGGGAAGGTCTACACGGGCCTGATTGTCTATCAGGCAATCGATGGTGTGCTGCTGCGAGATGCCGATCACAAGACGTACCGAATCGAAGGTGCGGACATCGAATCTCAGGAGGTACAGCGTTCATCATTGATGCCGTCCGGGTTGCTGAGAAATACGACCCCCGAAGAGCTCGCAGATCTGATGTCGTATCTGGAAACGCAGTAG
- a CDS encoding ThuA domain-containing protein — translation MIRTLLLASLIALAPTSTVLAQSPKPKPEGEKPIRVLLITGGCCHDYPFQSYKLQSAAKERGVDVDWTIVNQGGNGTQATIELYKNPNWAEGYDVVIHNECFANTTDESYIRTITNAHKSGVNAVVIHCAMHTYRAAEIDDWREMLGVTSRRHEHKSEYMVRNARPEHPAMKDFPQEWTTPSDELYVIEKVWPDTEVLATSVSEKTQEMHPVIWAHKYGKARVFGTTYGHSNETFEDKVFLDTIINGMQWAAGRI, via the coding sequence ATGATTCGCACGTTATTGCTTGCCAGTCTGATTGCCCTTGCCCCGACATCAACTGTTTTGGCCCAGTCGCCAAAGCCAAAACCGGAGGGGGAAAAACCAATCCGCGTTCTTCTGATTACGGGCGGTTGCTGTCACGATTACCCTTTTCAGAGCTACAAGTTGCAGTCAGCGGCGAAGGAAAGAGGCGTGGATGTTGACTGGACGATCGTCAACCAGGGCGGCAATGGCACACAGGCAACCATCGAGCTCTACAAAAACCCCAATTGGGCTGAAGGATATGATGTCGTCATTCACAACGAATGCTTTGCGAATACCACGGATGAGTCTTACATTCGCACGATCACGAATGCCCACAAGTCCGGTGTCAACGCGGTCGTGATCCACTGTGCAATGCACACCTACCGCGCCGCAGAAATTGACGATTGGCGAGAAATGCTGGGCGTGACAAGCCGTCGTCACGAACACAAAAGCGAATACATGGTTCGTAATGCCAGGCCTGAACATCCGGCAATGAAGGACTTTCCTCAGGAATGGACAACGCCCAGTGACGAGTTGTACGTGATCGAAAAAGTCTGGCCGGATACTGAGGTTCTGGCCACTTCGGTGAGCGAAAAGACACAGGAAATGCACCCGGTCATCTGGGCACACAAGTATGGAAAAGCGCGTGTCTTCGGAACGACCTACGGACATTCCAACGAAACTTTTGAAGACAAAGTCTTCCTGGACACCATCATCAACGGCATGCAGTGGGCCGCTGGCAGGATTTGA
- a CDS encoding alpha-amylase/4-alpha-glucanotransferase domain-containing protein codes for MTGSVRLILAFHNHQPIGNFDGVFEQSFRDSYKPFLDVLQDYPEIPFALHTSGSLLEWLEVSHPEYIERLRGMVTSRQVEIIGGAFFEPILANIPRRDRIGQIKTYAEHLNRIFHTAVRGMWLPERVWEQSFASDIAAAGMQYTIVDDYHFKCAGVAQEELYGYYVTEDEGRTLNVFPGSERLRYLIPFDHPENCVEYLRTLAELPGQPVALFGDDGEKFGAWPDTHKHVYGDGWLRRFFDLLRQNDSWIHVTTPSEVIDHVPPSGRIYLPDASYREMTEWVLPPEAQKDFVGLRNAHQHDADFQKLLRFTRGGFWRNFRTRYPESNEMYARMTDVSRRVATALSADKLSDDQRELLEEAQLHLYRGQCNCSYWHGAFGGLYLPHLRNAVYRELIQADGLIEEAAGRTEPWVDVSTADFDFDARQEIRLSNHRLIGWLAPARGGHLYELDVCRGGVNVLATLDRRPEAYHQSILDFGKHKDGDDKENLASIQREIKFKQPDLDKKIFYDKWPRKSLVDHFLQPQLQHDQFNRGEGLIGDFETGAYEASIRKGETRIAVEMRRRGNVGDVTGEVRKIIVLSSDRPNEILIQYQLSDFPRNIPLHFGIELNFAAMPGHAEDRYFYDGSGNRIGTLDRQLDLHNTDRLSLVDEWLGLDVSVESSREGGIWTSPIETISQSEGGFELVHQSVCVMPHWEFVMPQSGAWVVDLRIVLDTSVATARQLAEPASRTTAPTIAGAIT; via the coding sequence ATGACTGGTTCGGTTCGGCTCATACTTGCATTTCACAATCACCAGCCAATCGGAAACTTCGACGGCGTTTTCGAACAATCGTTCCGCGACAGCTACAAGCCGTTTCTGGATGTGTTGCAGGACTATCCTGAAATCCCGTTTGCGCTGCACACAAGCGGCAGTCTTCTGGAATGGCTTGAGGTCAGCCATCCGGAATACATCGAGCGTTTACGCGGGATGGTGACGTCGCGTCAGGTGGAGATTATCGGTGGAGCGTTCTTCGAACCGATTCTGGCGAACATTCCGCGACGCGATCGAATCGGTCAGATAAAGACGTATGCAGAACATCTGAATCGAATTTTCCACACGGCTGTCCGTGGCATGTGGCTGCCGGAACGTGTTTGGGAACAGTCGTTCGCAAGTGATATTGCCGCCGCTGGCATGCAGTACACGATCGTCGACGACTATCACTTCAAATGCGCCGGCGTCGCGCAGGAAGAGCTGTACGGTTACTACGTCACTGAAGACGAAGGCCGGACGCTGAATGTTTTCCCCGGAAGCGAACGCCTGCGGTACCTCATCCCGTTCGATCATCCTGAGAACTGTGTCGAGTATCTTCGAACACTGGCAGAATTGCCTGGTCAACCAGTCGCCCTGTTTGGCGATGATGGCGAAAAGTTTGGTGCGTGGCCGGATACTCACAAACACGTTTATGGTGACGGCTGGCTGCGACGCTTCTTCGATCTGTTGCGTCAGAATGATTCATGGATTCATGTCACAACTCCGTCAGAAGTGATCGATCATGTGCCACCATCCGGGCGAATCTATCTGCCCGATGCCAGCTATCGCGAAATGACCGAATGGGTGTTGCCGCCGGAAGCACAAAAGGATTTTGTCGGACTTCGCAACGCGCACCAGCACGATGCCGACTTCCAGAAGCTGCTGCGATTTACTCGAGGCGGCTTCTGGCGCAACTTTCGGACGCGCTATCCCGAAAGCAACGAAATGTACGCGCGAATGACAGATGTCAGCCGTCGTGTGGCAACCGCTTTGTCAGCAGATAAGCTGTCAGACGATCAACGCGAATTGCTCGAAGAAGCACAGCTGCATTTGTACCGCGGTCAGTGCAACTGCAGTTACTGGCACGGGGCATTCGGCGGTCTGTATCTTCCTCACCTGCGCAATGCCGTCTATCGGGAGCTCATTCAGGCTGATGGTTTGATTGAAGAAGCGGCAGGCCGTACCGAACCGTGGGTCGATGTGTCCACGGCTGATTTCGATTTCGACGCACGACAGGAAATCCGCCTCAGCAATCATCGTCTGATTGGATGGTTGGCGCCGGCTCGTGGTGGGCACCTTTATGAACTTGATGTGTGCCGCGGTGGTGTGAATGTGCTGGCAACGCTGGATCGACGCCCGGAAGCTTATCATCAAAGCATCCTGGATTTCGGCAAGCACAAGGATGGCGATGACAAGGAGAACCTCGCAAGCATTCAGCGGGAAATCAAGTTTAAACAGCCGGATCTGGACAAGAAGATTTTCTACGACAAATGGCCTCGTAAGAGCCTTGTCGATCATTTTCTGCAACCACAGCTCCAGCATGACCAGTTCAATCGAGGCGAAGGTCTGATTGGGGACTTCGAAACCGGGGCGTACGAAGCTTCGATTCGAAAAGGCGAAACACGAATTGCCGTCGAAATGCGGCGGCGGGGCAATGTCGGCGACGTCACGGGCGAAGTGCGGAAGATCATTGTCCTGTCATCCGATCGCCCGAACGAAATTCTGATTCAATATCAGCTGTCTGACTTCCCGCGGAATATTCCACTGCACTTCGGAATTGAACTGAACTTTGCGGCGATGCCGGGGCATGCCGAAGACCGGTACTTTTATGACGGTTCGGGCAACCGTATTGGGACTCTGGATCGGCAGCTGGATCTGCACAACACCGATAGACTCAGTCTGGTTGACGAATGGCTTGGGCTGGACGTTTCGGTGGAATCTTCCCGGGAAGGCGGAATCTGGACCTCACCGATCGAGACCATCAGTCAGTCGGAAGGCGGTTTCGAGCTGGTCCATCAAAGCGTTTGTGTGATGCCACACTGGGAGTTCGTGATGCCCCAGTCTGGCGCCTGGGTTGTCGATCTCCGGATCGTGCTGGACACGTCTGTCGCGACAGCCCGTCAGCTGGCAGAGCCGGCATCTCGTACCACAGCTCCCACCATCGCCGGAGCAATCACGTAG
- a CDS encoding sigma-70 family RNA polymerase sigma factor has protein sequence MLNESEITFGTTDSVVVHRSEQIVQSRRLLLSMAERLMNDALRSQVAASDVVQQTLLAAIRDQASFRGSSEQELTQWLVQILKHRIIDEARRIHSRKELLCLKSDTVFQIPQSINQPTLLSDLVAQETIQQLLHAIEHLETQQQTIVRLRYIESLSFDKIGELMDLSHDAVRRLWLKAMQSLGRQLRAESER, from the coding sequence GTGCTGAACGAATCTGAAATCACTTTCGGAACGACGGATTCCGTCGTTGTTCATCGCTCTGAACAGATTGTTCAGTCACGTCGGCTTCTGCTGAGTATGGCAGAACGTCTGATGAATGACGCGTTGCGATCGCAGGTTGCGGCTTCAGACGTCGTTCAGCAGACTCTGCTGGCGGCCATTCGCGACCAGGCCTCTTTTCGCGGGTCTTCTGAACAGGAACTGACGCAGTGGCTCGTTCAGATTCTGAAACATCGTATCATCGACGAAGCACGCCGAATTCACTCAAGAAAAGAACTCTTGTGCCTGAAGTCTGACACTGTTTTTCAAATTCCGCAATCGATCAATCAACCCACGTTACTGTCGGACCTTGTCGCTCAGGAAACCATTCAGCAGTTGCTGCATGCCATTGAACATCTGGAAACGCAACAACAGACGATTGTTCGGCTTCGCTACATTGAATCGCTTTCATTTGACAAAATCGGCGAGCTCATGGATTTGTCGCACGATGCCGTGCGGCGGCTGTGGCTGAAAGCCATGCAATCGCTGGGGAGACAACTTCGTGCGGAGTCCGAGCGATGA